A window of the Fusobacterium periodonticum ATCC 33693 genome harbors these coding sequences:
- a CDS encoding DUF3644 domain-containing protein, producing MDLAKLLVDKSIEAFIVGVELYNKPTIKYRVEGFSFFICNAWELMLKAYLLKTKGNSSIYYKDNPKRTITLENCIKEIFTNKKDPLRINLEKIIELRNTSTHFITQEYEMVFIPLFQACIFNFNEKIKEFHSIDMTKFIPQNFLTLSVSMKSLNESEFKAKYPEELSNKIFSLKKEIDSMEANPSFAISITHYHYLTKDKNKADSFIAIDQKAENNVKIIKEVKNVNNTHPYTVKTALEKINNSLSVKLTSYHFLLFVDYYELKHQERFCFKLENDSQPRYYYSQQTIEFIIEEYSKDPKNIIENLKKKVKKIKKD from the coding sequence ATGGATTTAGCTAAGCTTTTAGTAGATAAAAGTATTGAAGCATTTATTGTTGGGGTAGAACTTTACAATAAACCCACTATTAAGTATAGAGTTGAAGGTTTTAGTTTCTTTATATGTAATGCTTGGGAATTAATGTTAAAAGCATATTTATTAAAAACTAAAGGAAATTCTTCAATTTATTATAAAGATAATCCTAAAAGAACTATAACTCTTGAAAATTGTATAAAAGAAATTTTTACAAATAAGAAAGATCCTTTAAGAATAAATTTAGAAAAAATTATAGAGTTAAGAAATACAAGTACGCATTTTATAACACAAGAATATGAAATGGTTTTCATACCTTTATTTCAGGCTTGTATTTTTAACTTTAATGAGAAAATAAAAGAATTTCATAGTATTGATATGACAAAATTTATTCCACAAAATTTTTTGACCTTATCTGTTAGTATGAAGAGTTTAAATGAATCTGAATTTAAAGCAAAGTATCCTGAAGAGTTATCAAATAAAATATTTTCTTTAAAAAAAGAAATAGATTCAATGGAGGCTAATCCTTCTTTTGCTATTTCTATAACACATTATCATTATTTGACTAAAGATAAAAATAAAGCTGATTCTTTTATAGCTATCGATCAAAAAGCTGAAAATAATGTTAAAATTATTAAAGAAGTTAAGAATGTTAATAACACACACCCTTATACTGTAAAAACAGCTTTAGAAAAAATAAATAACTCACTTAGTGTAAAATTGACTTCCTACCATTTTTTACTTTTTGTTGATTACTATGAATTAAAACATCAAGAAAGGTTTTGCTTTAAATTAGAAAATGATTCGCAACCAAGATACTATTATTCTCAACAAACTATAGAATTCATAATAGAAGAATATAGTAAAGACCCAAAAAATATCATAGAAAATTTAAAGAAAAAAGTTAAAAAAATAAAAAAGGACTAA
- a CDS encoding restriction endonuclease subunit S: MRSKQQAQNLIKILQYVYGYVEVRLGDIGSIVRGNGLQKRDFTEEGVGCIHYGQIYTKYGMATEKTISFVEESLAEKLRKVEKGDIIFAVTSENIEDLCKCVVWLGEEEIVTGGHTAILKHNQNSKFLAYYFQTEAFHSQKRKLATGTKVMDVTATKLEEIIIPLPPLEEQQRIVDILDRFNKLCDDISEGLLVEIEARQKQYEYYREKLLTFKKI, encoded by the coding sequence TTGCGTAGCAAGCAGCAAGCCCAAAATCTAATTAAAATTCTTCAATATGTTTATGGTTATGTTGAAGTAAGATTAGGAGATATTGGAAGTATAGTTCGTGGAAATGGACTACAAAAAAGAGACTTTACAGAAGAAGGTGTAGGTTGCATTCATTATGGACAAATATATACAAAGTATGGAATGGCAACTGAAAAAACAATTTCTTTTGTTGAAGAAAGTTTAGCTGAGAAGTTAAGAAAAGTAGAAAAAGGAGATATAATTTTTGCAGTTACAAGTGAAAATATAGAAGATTTATGTAAATGTGTTGTATGGCTTGGTGAAGAAGAAATTGTAACAGGAGGACACACAGCAATTTTAAAACATAATCAAAATTCTAAGTTTTTAGCTTATTATTTTCAAACAGAAGCTTTTCATAGCCAAAAAAGAAAATTAGCAACTGGAACAAAAGTTATGGATGTAACAGCAACAAAATTAGAAGAAATAATTATTCCTTTACCACCACTAGAAGAACAACAAAGAATAGTTGATATCTTAGATAGATTCAATAAATTATGTGATGATATCTCAGAAGGACTTCTTGTTGAGATAGAAGCAAGACAAAAACAATATGAATATTATAGAGAAAAACTATTGACTTTTAAAAAAATATAG
- a CDS encoding restriction endonuclease subunit S, which yields MSKLDELIKELCPNGVEYKELGEIVKSQRGKTITKELIKDGDIPVISGGQKPAYYHNESNRKGEVITIAGSGAYAGFVMYWDKPIFVSDAFTIECDKSYLNIKYIYYFLQNNQMKIHSLKKGGGVPHVYFKDMQKFLVPVPPLEVQNEIARILDDYTKSVEELKEKLNTELITRKKQYSWYRDYLLKFENKVKIVKLGGLFEFKNGINKEKSSFGKGTPIINYVNVYKKNKIYFEDLQGLVEATDDELIRYKVKRGDVFFTRTSETIEEIGFTSVLLEDIENCVFSGFLLRARPLTDLLLPEYCAYCFSTSSMRNAIIRKSTYTTRALINGTSLSQIEIPLPPLEVQKRIVEVLDNFEKTCKELNIELSSEIEKKQKEYEFVRNYLLTFEEKSRQAILACELASLRACVASSKPKI from the coding sequence ATGAGTAAATTAGATGAATTGATAAAAGAGTTATGCCCTAATGGAGTGGAATATAAGGAACTGGGAGAAATAGTAAAATCTCAAAGAGGAAAAACTATAACAAAAGAATTAATTAAAGATGGGGATATTCCAGTCATAAGTGGAGGACAGAAACCAGCATACTATCACAATGAAAGTAATAGAAAAGGTGAAGTTATAACTATTGCTGGTAGTGGTGCTTATGCAGGTTTTGTAATGTATTGGGATAAACCAATATTTGTTTCAGATGCTTTCACAATAGAATGTGATAAAAGTTATTTAAACATAAAATACATTTATTATTTTTTACAAAATAATCAAATGAAAATACATTCTTTAAAAAAAGGTGGTGGAGTTCCTCATGTTTATTTTAAAGATATGCAAAAATTTTTAGTCCCAGTCCCACCATTAGAAGTTCAAAATGAGATAGCTAGAATTTTAGATGACTATACAAAATCAGTTGAAGAATTAAAAGAAAAATTAAATACTGAACTTATAACTAGAAAAAAACAATATTCTTGGTATAGAGATTATTTATTAAAATTTGAAAATAAAGTAAAAATAGTAAAACTAGGAGGATTGTTTGAGTTCAAAAATGGAATAAATAAAGAAAAAAGTTCATTTGGAAAAGGAACCCCAATAATAAATTATGTAAATGTTTATAAGAAAAATAAAATATATTTTGAAGATTTACAAGGCTTAGTTGAAGCAACTGATGATGAATTAATAAGATATAAGGTAAAGAGAGGAGATGTATTTTTTACTCGTACATCTGAGACAATAGAAGAAATAGGATTTACTTCAGTCTTATTGGAAGATATAGAAAATTGTGTATTTAGTGGCTTTTTATTACGAGCGAGACCATTAACAGATTTATTATTACCAGAATATTGTGCTTATTGTTTTTCTACAAGTAGTATGAGAAATGCAATTATAAGAAAGAGTACATATACAACACGAGCTTTAATTAATGGAACAAGCTTATCTCAAATTGAAATTCCATTACCACCATTAGAAGTTCAAAAAAGAATAGTTGAAGTTTTAGATAACTTTGAGAAAACTTGTAAAGAGTTAAATATAGAACTTTCTTCTGAAATAGAAAAAAAACAAAAAGAATATGAATTTGTTAGAAATTATCTCTTGACATTTGAAGAAAAATCAAGACAAGCTATTTTAGCTTGCGAGCTTGCGAGCTTGCGAGCTTGCGTAGCAAGCAGCAAGCCCAAAATCTAA
- a CDS encoding type I restriction-modification system subunit M — MDNKKEQERTELHRTIWAIANDLRGSVDGWDFKQYVLGILFYRYISENLTNYINKGEVEAGNPDFNYADLSDEDAIVAKEDLIATKGFFILPSELFVNVRKRADKDENLNVTLDTIFKNIENSANGTESENDLKGLFDDIDVNSNKLGGTVAKRNENLVNLLNGVGDMKLGDYQENTIDAFGDAYEYLMGMYASNAGKSGGEYYTPQEVSELLTKLTLVGKTEVNKVYDPACGSGSLLLKFAKILGKDNVRNGFFGQEINITTYNLCRINMFLHDIDFDKFDIAHGDTLTEPAHWDDEPFEAIVSNPPYSIKWEGDASQILINDSRFSPAGVLAPKSKADLAFIMHSLSWLAPNGTAAIVCFPGVMYRSGAEQKIRKYLIDNNYIDCIIQLPDNLFYGTSIATCIMVMKKAKTDNKVLFIDASKEFVKVTNSNKMTEKHINDIVEKFTKRESLEYISNLVDYEKIVEENYNLSVSTYVEKEDTSEKIDIVELNKEIQRIVAREEELRKEIDKIIAEIEIK, encoded by the coding sequence ATGGATAATAAAAAAGAACAAGAAAGAACAGAATTACATAGAACAATATGGGCTATTGCCAATGATTTAAGAGGGAGTGTAGATGGTTGGGACTTTAAGCAATATGTTTTAGGAATTCTGTTCTATAGATATATTTCAGAGAATTTAACTAACTACATCAATAAAGGAGAAGTTGAAGCAGGAAACCCTGATTTTAATTATGCAGATTTAAGTGATGAAGATGCGATAGTTGCAAAAGAAGATTTAATAGCAACAAAGGGATTTTTTATTCTACCTAGTGAACTATTTGTAAATGTTAGAAAAAGAGCAGATAAAGATGAAAACTTAAATGTTACTTTAGATACTATTTTTAAAAATATTGAAAATTCAGCAAATGGAACTGAAAGTGAAAATGATTTAAAGGGTCTATTTGATGACATAGATGTCAATAGTAATAAATTAGGTGGAACAGTGGCTAAGAGAAATGAAAACTTAGTTAATTTATTAAATGGTGTTGGAGATATGAAATTAGGAGATTATCAAGAAAATACCATTGATGCCTTTGGAGATGCCTATGAATATTTAATGGGAATGTATGCTTCAAATGCAGGTAAAAGTGGGGGAGAATACTATACTCCTCAAGAAGTTTCAGAACTTTTAACTAAACTTACTTTAGTAGGAAAAACAGAAGTAAACAAGGTATATGACCCAGCCTGTGGTAGTGGTTCATTACTTTTAAAATTTGCAAAAATCTTAGGAAAAGATAATGTAAGGAATGGATTTTTTGGACAAGAGATAAATATCACAACATATAACCTATGTCGTATAAATATGTTTTTACATGATATAGATTTTGATAAATTTGATATTGCCCATGGTGATACTTTAACAGAGCCAGCACATTGGGACGATGAACCTTTTGAAGCTATAGTTTCTAATCCTCCTTACTCAATAAAATGGGAAGGAGATGCTAGTCAAATATTAATTAATGACTCTCGTTTCTCGCCAGCAGGAGTACTTGCACCTAAATCAAAAGCAGACTTAGCTTTTATTATGCACTCTCTTTCTTGGCTTGCACCTAATGGAACAGCAGCTATAGTATGTTTCCCTGGAGTAATGTATCGTAGTGGTGCTGAACAAAAAATTCGTAAGTACTTAATAGATAATAACTACATTGATTGTATTATTCAATTACCAGATAATTTATTCTATGGAACAAGTATAGCTACTTGTATTATGGTAATGAAGAAAGCAAAAACTGATAATAAAGTATTATTCATAGATGCCTCAAAAGAATTTGTAAAGGTTACTAATAGTAATAAGATGACAGAAAAGCATATCAATGATATAGTGGAAAAATTTACTAAGAGAGAAAGTCTAGAATACATCTCAAATCTAGTTGACTACGAAAAAATAGTTGAAGAAAACTATAACTTATCTGTTTCAACTTATGTTGAAAAAGAAGATACTAGTGAAAAAATAGACATAGTTGAATTAAACAAAGAAATTCAAAGAATTGTTGCAAGAGAAGAAGAATTAAGAAAAGAAATAGATAAGATTATTGCTGAGATTGAAATTAAATAA
- a CDS encoding MATE family efflux transporter, which yields MLDKTSFRKSVLTFLLPIAIQNLINVAISSTDVIMLGRYSEVALSASSLAGQVQFILILLFFGIASGATVLTAQYWGKKDIKSIEKVLAIGIKIAFFVSIGFFIFAFFFSRTAMRLFSNDEATILQGIRYLKIVSFSYLTTSISIVYLVTMRSVERVGVSTVAYASSFVSNLIINYLLIYGNFGFPEMGVEGAAIGTLVARIIELGIVFYYNSKNHHFVSIKWKYIKSLDPVLKKDFFKYSAPTMMNELLWAGGTAAGIAILGRLGTSIVAANSITSVVRQLAMVFAFGLANTAAVMVGKEIGKKDFHTAEIYAKKLLIYSFLSSLVGVVLLYIAKPFIISKFALNAEVEDFLNHTINILFYYIPLQSISAVLIVGVFRAGGDTKFALISDAIPLWCGSVLLSAIGAFYFGLSTKLVYILIMSDEIIKLPLIIWRYRSRKWINNITRELK from the coding sequence ATGTTAGATAAGACTTCTTTTAGAAAATCTGTACTTACTTTTTTATTGCCTATAGCAATACAAAATTTAATAAATGTTGCTATCTCAAGTACAGATGTTATTATGCTTGGAAGATATAGTGAGGTGGCACTATCAGCCTCTTCACTTGCAGGGCAGGTACAATTTATTTTAATTTTACTATTCTTTGGAATAGCCTCAGGGGCAACTGTTTTAACAGCACAATATTGGGGAAAAAAAGATATTAAGTCTATTGAAAAAGTCTTAGCTATTGGAATAAAAATAGCCTTTTTTGTGAGCATAGGCTTTTTTATCTTTGCATTTTTCTTTTCAAGAACTGCTATGAGATTGTTTAGTAATGATGAAGCTACTATCTTACAAGGAATAAGGTATTTAAAGATAGTTAGTTTTTCATATTTAACAACATCTATTTCCATAGTGTACTTAGTTACTATGAGAAGTGTTGAAAGAGTTGGAGTATCAACAGTTGCCTATGCAAGTTCCTTTGTTAGTAATTTAATAATCAACTATCTTTTAATATATGGGAATTTTGGTTTTCCTGAAATGGGAGTTGAAGGAGCAGCAATAGGGACACTTGTTGCAAGAATTATTGAGCTAGGAATAGTATTCTATTACAATTCTAAGAATCATCACTTTGTTTCTATTAAATGGAAATATATCAAGAGTTTAGATCCTGTTTTAAAGAAAGACTTTTTTAAATACTCAGCACCTACTATGATGAATGAACTTTTATGGGCTGGAGGAACAGCAGCAGGAATAGCTATCTTAGGAAGGTTAGGAACTTCTATAGTAGCAGCGAACTCTATAACATCTGTTGTTAGACAACTAGCAATGGTTTTTGCTTTTGGTCTTGCAAACACAGCAGCAGTTATGGTTGGAAAAGAAATTGGTAAAAAAGATTTTCATACAGCAGAAATCTATGCAAAGAAACTTTTGATTTACTCATTTCTTTCAAGTTTAGTAGGGGTTGTCTTACTCTATATTGCAAAACCTTTTATCATAAGTAAGTTTGCTTTAAATGCTGAAGTGGAAGATTTTTTAAATCATACTATAAATATTTTATTTTACTATATACCTTTACAAAGTATTTCAGCAGTTTTAATTGTTGGAGTATTTAGAGCTGGTGGAGATACAAAGTTTGCATTGATATCAGATGCTATACCACTTTGGTGTGGTTCAGTCTTGCTTTCTGCCATAGGAGCTTTCTATTTTGGACTTTCCACAAAACTTGTCTATATTTTAATAATGTCAGATGAAATTATTAAATTACCTCTAATTATTTGGAGATATAGAAGTAGAAAATGGATAAATAATATCACAAGAGAATTGAAATAG
- the ispF gene encoding 2-C-methyl-D-erythritol 2,4-cyclodiphosphate synthase — MLRIGNGYDVHRLVEGRRLMLGGVEVPHTKGVLGHSDGDVLLHAITDAIIGALGLGDIGLHFPDNDENLKDIDSAILLKKINNIMKEKNYRIVNLDSIIVIQKPKLRPYIDSIRDNIAKILEIEPELVNVKAKTEEKLGFTGDETGVKSYCVVLLEKDNVR, encoded by the coding sequence ATGTTAAGAATAGGTAATGGTTATGATGTTCATAGATTGGTTGAAGGTAGAAGATTGATGTTAGGTGGTGTAGAAGTTCCACATACAAAAGGAGTTCTAGGACATTCTGATGGAGATGTACTTTTACATGCAATAACTGATGCAATAATTGGAGCCTTAGGTTTAGGAGATATAGGGTTACATTTTCCTGACAATGATGAAAATTTAAAGGATATAGACAGTGCAATTTTATTGAAAAAAATAAATAATATCATGAAAGAAAAAAACTATAGAATAGTGAATTTAGACTCAATTATAGTGATACAAAAACCTAAATTAAGACCATATATAGACAGTATCAGAGATAATATTGCAAAAATTTTGGAAATAGAGCCTGAACTTGTAAATGTAAAGGCTAAGACAGAAGAAAAATTAGGTTTCACAGGAGATGAAACGGGAGTTAAATCATATTGTGTAGTTTTATTGGAGAAAGATAATGTTAGATAA
- the rfaE1 gene encoding D-glycero-beta-D-manno-heptose-7-phosphate kinase, which yields MIKKLIENFKNIKIAVIGDLMLDEYIMGKVERISPEAPVPVVKVTEEKFVLGGAANVINNLAALGANVYCGGLVGNDNNAEKLINAFPKNVDCNLILKADNRPTIVKKRVIAGHQQLLRLDWEEEFSINEEEENIIIENLKNHIKELDAIILSDYNKGLLTKSLSQKIINLCRENDVIVTVDPKPKNITNFVGASSITPNKKEAYLAVDANSREDIDIVGKKLKEQYKLDTVLITRSEEGMTLYDGGIHNIPTYAKEVYDVTGAGDTVISVFTLARAAGATWEEAAKIANAAGGIVVGKIGTSTVSEKELISTYNSIYNIGGTCEC from the coding sequence ATGATTAAAAAGTTAATAGAAAATTTTAAAAATATTAAAATAGCTGTTATTGGAGATTTAATGTTAGATGAATATATTATGGGAAAAGTGGAAAGAATTTCACCTGAAGCACCTGTTCCTGTTGTTAAAGTTACAGAAGAAAAATTTGTTTTAGGTGGAGCTGCCAATGTTATCAATAACCTTGCTGCATTAGGAGCAAATGTTTATTGTGGAGGACTTGTTGGAAACGATAACAATGCTGAAAAACTTATCAATGCCTTTCCTAAAAATGTTGATTGTAATTTAATTTTAAAGGCTGACAATCGTCCCACTATTGTAAAGAAAAGAGTAATAGCAGGGCATCAACAACTTTTAAGACTTGACTGGGAAGAAGAATTTTCTATCAACGAAGAAGAAGAAAATATAATAATAGAAAATCTTAAAAATCATATAAAAGAATTAGATGCAATTATTTTATCCGACTATAATAAGGGACTTTTAACAAAATCTCTTTCACAGAAAATTATAAATCTTTGTAGAGAAAATGATGTGATAGTTACAGTTGATCCTAAACCAAAAAATATTACTAACTTTGTGGGGGCATCTTCTATCACTCCAAATAAAAAGGAAGCTTATTTGGCTGTAGATGCAAACTCAAGAGAAGATATTGATATAGTTGGAAAAAAATTAAAAGAACAATATAAACTAGACACTGTTTTAATTACAAGAAGTGAAGAAGGAATGACTTTATATGATGGTGGAATTCACAATATTCCTACTTATGCAAAAGAAGTCTATGATGTAACTGGTGCAGGGGATACAGTTATTTCAGTTTTTACTTTGGCAAGAGCTGCTGGGGCAACTTGGGAAGAAGCAGCAAAGATAGCCAATGCAGCTGGAGGAATAGTAGTTGGAAAGATAGGTACTTCTACTGTTAGTGAAAAGGAATTGATTTCTACTTATAACAGTATATATAACATAGGAGGGACTTGTGAATGTTAA
- a CDS encoding DUF3592 domain-containing protein: MGIFIVAIFSLLIGYLFIKIAKICGEKAKEIKKYLENNKENLLETKGTLELIKIEGGKNSRSFDVRIEFKNQNGEIFSYDKTYTSFESRVSFLWKCENKGEVEVTVVYNKKNPREYYIKELEELEVSENSKIGLTIIGGLFILAGLCTIYVGIK; the protein is encoded by the coding sequence ATGGGAATTTTTATAGTTGCAATATTTTCGCTCTTAATAGGATACCTATTTATAAAAATAGCAAAAATATGTGGAGAAAAAGCTAAAGAAATAAAAAAATATTTAGAAAATAACAAAGAAAATCTACTTGAAACAAAGGGAACTTTAGAGCTTATTAAAATAGAAGGAGGTAAAAATTCTCGTTCATTTGATGTGAGAATAGAATTTAAAAATCAGAATGGGGAAATTTTTAGCTATGATAAAACATATACTTCTTTTGAAAGTAGAGTTTCTTTTTTATGGAAATGTGAAAATAAGGGAGAAGTAGAGGTTACTGTTGTATATAATAAAAAAAATCCAAGGGAATATTATATTAAAGAGTTAGAAGAACTCGAAGTAAGTGAAAATAGTAAAATTGGTCTAACTATTATAGGGGGGCTATTTATTCTTGCGGGCTTATGTACAATATATGTTGGAATTAAATAG
- the clpB gene encoding ATP-dependent chaperone ClpB: MMSPNQFTENTITAINLAVDISKGNMQQSIRPEALALGLLMQNDGLIPRVIEKMNLNLKYIISELEKEMSNYPKVEVKVSNENISLDQKTNSILNRAEMIMKEMEDSFLSVEHIFKAMIEEMPIFKRLGISLEKYMEVLMSIRGNRKVDNQNPEATYEVLEKYAKDLVELAREGKMDPIIGRDSEIRRAIQIISRRTKNDPILIGEPGVGKTAIVEGLAQRILNGDVPESLKNKKIFSLDMGALVAGAKYKGEFEERMKGVLKEVEESNGNIILFIDEIHTIVGAGKGEGSLDAGNMLKPMLARGELRVIGATTIDEYRKYIEKDPALERRFQTILVNEPNVDDTISILRGLKDKFETYHGVRITDTAIVEAATLSQRYISDRKLPDKAIDLIDEAAAMIRTEIDSMPEELDQLTRKALQLEIEIKALEKETDDASKERLKVIEKELAELNEEKKVLTSKWELEKEDIAKIKNIKREIENVKLEMEKAEREYDLTKLSELKYGKLATLEKELAEQQNKVDKDGKENSLLKQEVTADEIADIVSRWTGIPVSKLTETKKEKMLHLEDHIKERVKGQDEAVRAVADTMLRSVAGLKDPNRPMGSFIFLGPTGVGKTYLAKTLAYNLFDSEDNVVRIDMSEYMDKFSVTRLIGAPPGYVGYEEGGQLTEAIRTKPYSVILFDEIEKAHPDVFNVLLQVLDDGRLTDGQGRIVDFKNTLIIMTSNIGSHLILEDPALSESTREKVADELKARFKPEFLNRIDEIITFKALDLPAIKEIVKLSLKDLENKLKPKHITLEFSDKMVDYLANNAYDPHYGARPLRRYIQREIETSLAKKILANEVHEKSNVLIDLDNDHIVFKEI, translated from the coding sequence ATGATGAGTCCAAATCAATTTACGGAAAATACTATTACTGCAATTAACTTAGCTGTGGACATCAGCAAGGGAAATATGCAACAAAGTATAAGACCTGAAGCACTTGCCTTAGGATTACTTATGCAAAACGATGGATTAATTCCAAGAGTGATTGAAAAAATGAATTTGAATTTGAAATATATCATTTCTGAATTAGAAAAAGAAATGAGTAATTATCCAAAAGTTGAAGTGAAAGTTAGCAATGAAAATATTTCACTTGATCAAAAGACAAATAGCATTTTAAATCGTGCAGAAATGATTATGAAAGAAATGGAAGATAGCTTTTTAAGTGTAGAACATATTTTTAAAGCTATGATTGAAGAAATGCCAATTTTTAAAAGATTGGGCATCAGTTTAGAAAAATACATGGAGGTATTGATGAGTATAAGAGGAAACAGAAAAGTAGATAATCAAAATCCAGAAGCAACTTATGAAGTTTTGGAAAAATATGCAAAAGATTTAGTTGAACTTGCTAGAGAAGGTAAAATGGATCCTATCATTGGTAGAGATTCTGAAATCAGAAGAGCAATACAAATAATTTCAAGAAGAACAAAGAATGACCCTATCCTAATTGGAGAACCTGGTGTTGGTAAGACTGCAATAGTTGAAGGACTTGCTCAAAGAATTTTAAATGGAGACGTTCCTGAAAGCTTAAAAAATAAAAAGATATTCTCCCTTGATATGGGAGCTTTAGTTGCAGGTGCTAAATACAAAGGTGAATTTGAAGAAAGAATGAAAGGTGTTTTAAAAGAAGTTGAAGAATCAAATGGAAATATCATTCTTTTCATAGATGAAATTCATACTATAGTTGGAGCTGGTAAGGGAGAAGGTTCTCTTGATGCTGGAAATATGTTAAAACCTATGCTAGCAAGAGGAGAATTAAGAGTTATTGGTGCAACTACAATAGATGAATATAGAAAATATATAGAAAAAGACCCTGCTCTTGAAAGAAGATTCCAAACAATATTAGTAAATGAACCTAATGTTGATGATACTATTTCAATACTAAGAGGACTTAAAGATAAATTTGAAACTTATCATGGAGTTAGAATAACAGATACTGCAATAGTTGAAGCTGCAACACTTAGCCAAAGATATATTAGTGATAGAAAGCTTCCTGATAAAGCTATTGACTTGATAGATGAAGCTGCTGCTATGATAAGAACAGAAATTGACTCTATGCCTGAAGAACTTGATCAATTGACAAGAAAGGCTCTACAATTAGAAATTGAAATCAAAGCACTTGAAAAAGAAACTGATGATGCTTCAAAAGAAAGATTAAAAGTTATAGAAAAAGAATTAGCTGAATTAAATGAAGAAAAGAAAGTTTTAACATCTAAATGGGAACTTGAAAAAGAAGATATTGCTAAGATTAAGAATATTAAAAGAGAAATTGAAAATGTTAAACTTGAAATGGAAAAAGCTGAAAGAGAATATGATTTAACAAAATTATCTGAATTGAAATATGGTAAACTTGCAACTCTTGAAAAAGAATTAGCAGAACAACAAAATAAGGTTGATAAAGATGGAAAAGAAAATTCTTTATTAAAACAAGAAGTTACTGCTGATGAAATTGCAGATATCGTTTCAAGATGGACAGGTATTCCTGTATCAAAACTTACTGAAACTAAAAAAGAAAAAATGTTACATCTTGAAGACCATATAAAAGAAAGAGTTAAAGGACAAGATGAAGCTGTTAGAGCTGTTGCTGATACTATGCTTAGATCAGTTGCAGGTTTAAAAGATCCTAACAGACCTATGGGTTCATTTATATTCTTAGGACCTACTGGGGTAGGTAAAACATATCTTGCTAAGACTCTAGCATACAATTTATTCGATAGTGAAGATAATGTTGTCAGAATAGATATGAGTGAATATATGGATAAGTTCTCAGTCACTAGACTTATAGGTGCACCTCCTGGATATGTTGGATACGAAGAAGGAGGACAACTTACAGAAGCTATTAGAACTAAACCTTATTCAGTAATCCTATTTGATGAAATTGAAAAGGCTCACCCTGACGTATTCAATGTTCTATTACAAGTTTTAGACGATGGTAGACTTACAGATGGACAAGGAAGAATAGTGGACTTTAAAAACACTTTAATCATTATGACATCTAATATAGGAAGCCATTTAATACTTGAAGATCCTGCTCTTTCTGAAAGTACAAGAGAAAAGGTAGCAGATGAATTAAAAGCTAGATTTAAACCTGAATTTTTAAACAGAATAGATGAAATAATCACTTTCAAAGCTTTAGATTTACCAGCTATTAAAGAAATCGTTAAATTGAGTCTAAAAGATTTAGAAAACAAATTAAAACCTAAACATATTACACTTGAATTTTCTGATAAGATGGTTGACTACTTAGCTAACAATGCTTATGACCCTCATTATGGTGCAAGACCTTTAAGAAGATATATTCAAAGAGAAATTGAAACAAGTCTTGCTAAGAAAATTCTTGCAAATGAAGTTCATGAAAAATCTAATGTTTTAATAGATTTAGATAATGACCATATTGTTTTTAAAGAAATTTAA